The following are encoded together in the Cololabis saira isolate AMF1-May2022 chromosome 5, fColSai1.1, whole genome shotgun sequence genome:
- the LOC133443941 gene encoding tubulin beta-4 chain-like isoform X1: MREIVHLQAGQCGNQIGAKFWEVISDEHGIDPTGSYHGNSDLQLDRINVYYNEASGTEGGKYVPRAVLVDLEPGTMDSVKSGPFGQVFRPDNFIFGQSGAGNNWAKGHYTEGAELVDSVLDVVRKEAESCDCLQGFQLTHSLGGGTGSGMGTLLISKVREEYPDRNMNTFSVMPSPKVSDTVVEPYNATLSVHQLVENTDETYCIDNEALYDICFCTLKLTTPTYSDLNHLVSATMSGVTTCLRFPGQLNADLRKLAVNMVPFPRLHFFMPGFAPLTSRASQQYRSLTVPELTQQMFDAKNLMAACDPCHGRYLTVAAIFRGRMSMKEVDEQMLNMQNKNSSYFVEWIPNNVKTAVCDIPPRGLKMAATFIGNSTAIEELFKRISEQFTAMFRRKAFLHWYTGEGMDEMEFTEAESNMNDLVSEYQQYQDATVEEEGEFEEGEEEEDLA, translated from the exons ATGAGGGAAATCGTGCATCTTCAGGCTGGCCAGTGCGGTAACCAGATCGGTGCCAAA TTTTGGGAGGTGATCAGTGATGAGCATGGCATTGACCCAACTGGATCCTACCACGGGAATAGTGACCTGCAACTGGACAGGATCAATGTTTACTACAATGAAGCTTCAGGTA CCGAAGGTGGTAAATATGTGCCCCGTGCTGTGCTTGTGGATCTGGAGCCAGGCACCATGGACTCCGTGAAATCTGGACCTTTTGGCCAAGTCTTCAGGCCTGACAACTTTATTTTTG GCCAAAGTGGTGCTGGCAACAACTGGGCCAAGGGTCACTACACGGAAGGTGCGGAGCTGGTGGACTCGGTCCTGGATGTGGTGAGGAAGGAGGCTGAGAGCTGCGACTGCCTGCAGGGCTTCCAGCTCACACATTCCCTCGGTGGCGGCACCGGCTCGGGTATGGGCACCCTGCTCATCAGCAAGGTCCGGGAGGAATACCCCGACCGCAACATGAACACCTTCAGTGTGATGCCTTCCCCTAAAGTGTCTGACACCGTTGTTGAGCCCTACAATGCTACGCTGTCGGTCCATCAGCTGGTAGAAAACACAGATGAGACCTATTGCATTGATAACGAGGCGCTCTATGATATCTGTTTCTGTACTCTTAAACTCACCACCCCAACATACAGTGACCTCAACCATTTAGTCTCTGCTACCATGAGTGGCGTCACCACTTGCCTCAGGTTCCCAGGGCAGCTCAATGCTGACCTGCGCAAGCTGGCTGTAAACATGGTGCCATTCCCTCGTCTGCACTTCTTCATGCCAGGCTTTGCGCCCCTCACAAGTCGGGCTAGCCAGCAGTACAGATCGCTGACGGTGCCAGAGCTCACACAGCAGATGTTTGACGCCAAAAACCTGATGGCAGCCTGTGACCCGTGTCACGGTCGCTACCTGACAGTGGCCGCCATCTTCCGCGGCCGCATGTCTATGAAGGAGGTAGATGAGCAGATGCTTAACATGCAAAACAAGAACAGCAGTTACTTTGTTGAATGGATCCCCAACAATGTCAAGACCGCTGTCTGTGACATTCCACCAAGAGGCCTTAAGATGGCTGCCACCTTCATTGGCAACAGCACAGCTATCGAAGAGCTGTTCAAGCGCATCTCTGAGCAGTTCACGGCTATGTTCAGGCGCAAAGCTTTCCTCCACTGGTACACCGGGGAGGGTATGGATGAAATGGAGTTTACTGAGGCTGAGAGCAACATGAATGACCTGGTGTCAGAATACCAGCAGTACCAGGATGCCACTGTTGAAGAAGAGGGAGAGtttgaggagggagaggaggaagaggatttGGCCTAA
- the LOC133443941 gene encoding tubulin beta-4 chain-like isoform X2, with product MREIVHLQAGQCGNQIGAKFWEVISDEHGIDPTGSYHGNSDLQLDRINVYYNEASGGKYVPRAVLVDLEPGTMDSVKSGPFGQVFRPDNFIFGQSGAGNNWAKGHYTEGAELVDSVLDVVRKEAESCDCLQGFQLTHSLGGGTGSGMGTLLISKVREEYPDRNMNTFSVMPSPKVSDTVVEPYNATLSVHQLVENTDETYCIDNEALYDICFCTLKLTTPTYSDLNHLVSATMSGVTTCLRFPGQLNADLRKLAVNMVPFPRLHFFMPGFAPLTSRASQQYRSLTVPELTQQMFDAKNLMAACDPCHGRYLTVAAIFRGRMSMKEVDEQMLNMQNKNSSYFVEWIPNNVKTAVCDIPPRGLKMAATFIGNSTAIEELFKRISEQFTAMFRRKAFLHWYTGEGMDEMEFTEAESNMNDLVSEYQQYQDATVEEEGEFEEGEEEEDLA from the exons ATGAGGGAAATCGTGCATCTTCAGGCTGGCCAGTGCGGTAACCAGATCGGTGCCAAA TTTTGGGAGGTGATCAGTGATGAGCATGGCATTGACCCAACTGGATCCTACCACGGGAATAGTGACCTGCAACTGGACAGGATCAATGTTTACTACAATGAAGCTTCAG GTGGTAAATATGTGCCCCGTGCTGTGCTTGTGGATCTGGAGCCAGGCACCATGGACTCCGTGAAATCTGGACCTTTTGGCCAAGTCTTCAGGCCTGACAACTTTATTTTTG GCCAAAGTGGTGCTGGCAACAACTGGGCCAAGGGTCACTACACGGAAGGTGCGGAGCTGGTGGACTCGGTCCTGGATGTGGTGAGGAAGGAGGCTGAGAGCTGCGACTGCCTGCAGGGCTTCCAGCTCACACATTCCCTCGGTGGCGGCACCGGCTCGGGTATGGGCACCCTGCTCATCAGCAAGGTCCGGGAGGAATACCCCGACCGCAACATGAACACCTTCAGTGTGATGCCTTCCCCTAAAGTGTCTGACACCGTTGTTGAGCCCTACAATGCTACGCTGTCGGTCCATCAGCTGGTAGAAAACACAGATGAGACCTATTGCATTGATAACGAGGCGCTCTATGATATCTGTTTCTGTACTCTTAAACTCACCACCCCAACATACAGTGACCTCAACCATTTAGTCTCTGCTACCATGAGTGGCGTCACCACTTGCCTCAGGTTCCCAGGGCAGCTCAATGCTGACCTGCGCAAGCTGGCTGTAAACATGGTGCCATTCCCTCGTCTGCACTTCTTCATGCCAGGCTTTGCGCCCCTCACAAGTCGGGCTAGCCAGCAGTACAGATCGCTGACGGTGCCAGAGCTCACACAGCAGATGTTTGACGCCAAAAACCTGATGGCAGCCTGTGACCCGTGTCACGGTCGCTACCTGACAGTGGCCGCCATCTTCCGCGGCCGCATGTCTATGAAGGAGGTAGATGAGCAGATGCTTAACATGCAAAACAAGAACAGCAGTTACTTTGTTGAATGGATCCCCAACAATGTCAAGACCGCTGTCTGTGACATTCCACCAAGAGGCCTTAAGATGGCTGCCACCTTCATTGGCAACAGCACAGCTATCGAAGAGCTGTTCAAGCGCATCTCTGAGCAGTTCACGGCTATGTTCAGGCGCAAAGCTTTCCTCCACTGGTACACCGGGGAGGGTATGGATGAAATGGAGTTTACTGAGGCTGAGAGCAACATGAATGACCTGGTGTCAGAATACCAGCAGTACCAGGATGCCACTGTTGAAGAAGAGGGAGAGtttgaggagggagaggaggaagaggatttGGCCTAA
- the LOC133443941 gene encoding tubulin beta chain-like isoform X3, giving the protein MREIVHLQAGQCGKYVPRAVLVDLEPGTMDSVKSGPFGQVFRPDNFIFGQSGAGNNWAKGHYTEGAELVDSVLDVVRKEAESCDCLQGFQLTHSLGGGTGSGMGTLLISKVREEYPDRNMNTFSVMPSPKVSDTVVEPYNATLSVHQLVENTDETYCIDNEALYDICFCTLKLTTPTYSDLNHLVSATMSGVTTCLRFPGQLNADLRKLAVNMVPFPRLHFFMPGFAPLTSRASQQYRSLTVPELTQQMFDAKNLMAACDPCHGRYLTVAAIFRGRMSMKEVDEQMLNMQNKNSSYFVEWIPNNVKTAVCDIPPRGLKMAATFIGNSTAIEELFKRISEQFTAMFRRKAFLHWYTGEGMDEMEFTEAESNMNDLVSEYQQYQDATVEEEGEFEEGEEEEDLA; this is encoded by the exons ATGAGGGAAATCGTGCATCTTCAGGCTGGCCAGT GTGGTAAATATGTGCCCCGTGCTGTGCTTGTGGATCTGGAGCCAGGCACCATGGACTCCGTGAAATCTGGACCTTTTGGCCAAGTCTTCAGGCCTGACAACTTTATTTTTG GCCAAAGTGGTGCTGGCAACAACTGGGCCAAGGGTCACTACACGGAAGGTGCGGAGCTGGTGGACTCGGTCCTGGATGTGGTGAGGAAGGAGGCTGAGAGCTGCGACTGCCTGCAGGGCTTCCAGCTCACACATTCCCTCGGTGGCGGCACCGGCTCGGGTATGGGCACCCTGCTCATCAGCAAGGTCCGGGAGGAATACCCCGACCGCAACATGAACACCTTCAGTGTGATGCCTTCCCCTAAAGTGTCTGACACCGTTGTTGAGCCCTACAATGCTACGCTGTCGGTCCATCAGCTGGTAGAAAACACAGATGAGACCTATTGCATTGATAACGAGGCGCTCTATGATATCTGTTTCTGTACTCTTAAACTCACCACCCCAACATACAGTGACCTCAACCATTTAGTCTCTGCTACCATGAGTGGCGTCACCACTTGCCTCAGGTTCCCAGGGCAGCTCAATGCTGACCTGCGCAAGCTGGCTGTAAACATGGTGCCATTCCCTCGTCTGCACTTCTTCATGCCAGGCTTTGCGCCCCTCACAAGTCGGGCTAGCCAGCAGTACAGATCGCTGACGGTGCCAGAGCTCACACAGCAGATGTTTGACGCCAAAAACCTGATGGCAGCCTGTGACCCGTGTCACGGTCGCTACCTGACAGTGGCCGCCATCTTCCGCGGCCGCATGTCTATGAAGGAGGTAGATGAGCAGATGCTTAACATGCAAAACAAGAACAGCAGTTACTTTGTTGAATGGATCCCCAACAATGTCAAGACCGCTGTCTGTGACATTCCACCAAGAGGCCTTAAGATGGCTGCCACCTTCATTGGCAACAGCACAGCTATCGAAGAGCTGTTCAAGCGCATCTCTGAGCAGTTCACGGCTATGTTCAGGCGCAAAGCTTTCCTCCACTGGTACACCGGGGAGGGTATGGATGAAATGGAGTTTACTGAGGCTGAGAGCAACATGAATGACCTGGTGTCAGAATACCAGCAGTACCAGGATGCCACTGTTGAAGAAGAGGGAGAGtttgaggagggagaggaggaagaggatttGGCCTAA